The proteins below are encoded in one region of Lactuca sativa cultivar Salinas chromosome 3, Lsat_Salinas_v11, whole genome shotgun sequence:
- the LOC111877651 gene encoding putative transferase At4g12130, mitochondrial isoform X1: MKFSKSSIQFRSLKPPIFKINHFSSSQTQTNQLDNVGPMASLLKTRSVVRFRGPDTIKFLQGLLTNDIRKFHEPVGDEKSSLVTPNLPASSARSLYAAMLTPQGRFLYDMFLYEPPRSDEKLDPSGSRPGTEPKQDEVELLADVDSSVLDELVDALKKYRLRSKVDIENVGESLCCWQRYGVDLHKRQPSSSSLEDPESASVGWGGAMDPTGSSSSQGNSNGWQWHKDPRLDCLGFRGIFPSNTTPPMVEANTETEEENYLLWRLEKGVAEGSIEIPKGEAIPLEYNLAGLNAISFEKGCYIGQELIARSHHRGVIRKRLLPLRFLDQSGKEVVQKVAPSSEVMGMKSGKKVGTVTTAVGSRGLGLIRLEEAFKGSGNLVVKGEEEEDVKVEVVRPEWWPREWFLEHQQAAR; the protein is encoded by the exons ATGAAGTTTTCGAAATCCTCAATCCAATTCCGATCCTTAAAACCCCCGATTTTCAAAATCAATCACTTCTCATCATCTCAGACCCAGACAAACCAACTTGACAATGTTGGTCCAATGGCTTCTCTCCTTAAAACCCGATCCGTGGTCCGGTTCAGAGGCCCCGACACAATCAAGTTCTTACAAGGCTTACTGACAAACGACATCCGCAAGTTTCATGAGCCCGTCGGTGATGAGAAATCAAGCCTGGTTACCCCTAATCTCCCCGCTTCCTCCGCTCGCTCTCTCTACGCCGCCATGTTGACGCCGCAAGGGAGGTTTTTATACGATATGTTTCTCTACGAGCCGCCCAGATCCGATGAGAAGCTCGACCCGAGTGGGTCCAGACCCGGAACTGAACCCAAACAAGATGAGGTGGAGCTGCTTGCTGATGTCGATTCTTCTGTGTTGGACGAATTGGTGGACGCCCTAAAGAA ATATAGATTGAGGTCGAAGGTTGATATAGAGAATGTGGGAGAGTCGTTGTGTTGTTGGCAGAGATATGGTGTGGATCTTCATAAGAGGCAGCCTTCATCTTCCTCTTTAGAAGATCCTGAATCTGCTTCTGTGGGCTGGGGTGGTGCTATGGACCCAACTGGAAGCTCGTCTTCACAGGGAAACAGCAACGGCTGGCAGTGGCACAAAGATCCccgattggattgcttaggcttTCGGGGAATCTTTCCATCAAATACAACAC CACCTATGGTGGAGGCTAATACAGAAACAGAAGAAGAAAACTACCTTTTATGGAGATTAGAGAAGGGAGTTGCAGAAGGGTCGATTGAGATCCCAAAAG GTGAGGCAATCCCGCTGGAGTACAATCTTGCTGGTTTGAACGCCATAAGCTTTGAGAAAGGCTGCTACATAGGCCAAGAACTCATTGCTCGATCCCATCATCGTGGTGTTATCAGGAAGCGTTTGCTTCCACTCAGATTCCTTGATCAATCTGGAAAAG AGGTAGTGCAGAAGGTTGCTCCGAGTTCAGAAGTAATGGGCATGAAATCCGGGAAGAAAGTGGGAACGGTGACAACTGCTGTTGGGTCTCGTGGGCTTGGGCTAATCAGGCTTGAGGAAGCTTTTAAAGGGTCAGGGAATTTAGTggtcaaaggagaagaagaagaagatgtgaAGGTGGAGGTTGTGCGGCCTGAATGGTGGCCAAGGGAGTGGTTTTTGGAGCATCAGCAGGCTGCTCGTTAG
- the LOC111877651 gene encoding putative transferase At4g12130, mitochondrial isoform X2 has protein sequence MKFSKSSIQFRSLKPPIFKINHFSSSQTQTNQLDNVGPMASLLKTRSVVRFRGPDTIKFLQGLLTNDIRKFHEPVGDEKSSLVTPNLPASSARSLYAAMLTPQGRFLYDMFLYEPPRSDEKLDPSGSRPGTEPKQDEVELLADVDSSVLDELVDALKKLRSKVDIENVGESLCCWQRYGVDLHKRQPSSSSLEDPESASVGWGGAMDPTGSSSSQGNSNGWQWHKDPRLDCLGFRGIFPSNTTPPMVEANTETEEENYLLWRLEKGVAEGSIEIPKGEAIPLEYNLAGLNAISFEKGCYIGQELIARSHHRGVIRKRLLPLRFLDQSGKEVVQKVAPSSEVMGMKSGKKVGTVTTAVGSRGLGLIRLEEAFKGSGNLVVKGEEEEDVKVEVVRPEWWPREWFLEHQQAAR, from the exons ATGAAGTTTTCGAAATCCTCAATCCAATTCCGATCCTTAAAACCCCCGATTTTCAAAATCAATCACTTCTCATCATCTCAGACCCAGACAAACCAACTTGACAATGTTGGTCCAATGGCTTCTCTCCTTAAAACCCGATCCGTGGTCCGGTTCAGAGGCCCCGACACAATCAAGTTCTTACAAGGCTTACTGACAAACGACATCCGCAAGTTTCATGAGCCCGTCGGTGATGAGAAATCAAGCCTGGTTACCCCTAATCTCCCCGCTTCCTCCGCTCGCTCTCTCTACGCCGCCATGTTGACGCCGCAAGGGAGGTTTTTATACGATATGTTTCTCTACGAGCCGCCCAGATCCGATGAGAAGCTCGACCCGAGTGGGTCCAGACCCGGAACTGAACCCAAACAAGATGAGGTGGAGCTGCTTGCTGATGTCGATTCTTCTGTGTTGGACGAATTGGTGGACGCCCTAAAGAA ATTGAGGTCGAAGGTTGATATAGAGAATGTGGGAGAGTCGTTGTGTTGTTGGCAGAGATATGGTGTGGATCTTCATAAGAGGCAGCCTTCATCTTCCTCTTTAGAAGATCCTGAATCTGCTTCTGTGGGCTGGGGTGGTGCTATGGACCCAACTGGAAGCTCGTCTTCACAGGGAAACAGCAACGGCTGGCAGTGGCACAAAGATCCccgattggattgcttaggcttTCGGGGAATCTTTCCATCAAATACAACAC CACCTATGGTGGAGGCTAATACAGAAACAGAAGAAGAAAACTACCTTTTATGGAGATTAGAGAAGGGAGTTGCAGAAGGGTCGATTGAGATCCCAAAAG GTGAGGCAATCCCGCTGGAGTACAATCTTGCTGGTTTGAACGCCATAAGCTTTGAGAAAGGCTGCTACATAGGCCAAGAACTCATTGCTCGATCCCATCATCGTGGTGTTATCAGGAAGCGTTTGCTTCCACTCAGATTCCTTGATCAATCTGGAAAAG AGGTAGTGCAGAAGGTTGCTCCGAGTTCAGAAGTAATGGGCATGAAATCCGGGAAGAAAGTGGGAACGGTGACAACTGCTGTTGGGTCTCGTGGGCTTGGGCTAATCAGGCTTGAGGAAGCTTTTAAAGGGTCAGGGAATTTAGTggtcaaaggagaagaagaagaagatgtgaAGGTGGAGGTTGTGCGGCCTGAATGGTGGCCAAGGGAGTGGTTTTTGGAGCATCAGCAGGCTGCTCGTTAG